Proteins from a single region of Alloscardovia omnicolens:
- a CDS encoding threonine/serine exporter family protein: protein MDDIKADLDTPVQDACLAAKASIIVRTEYLDLSAGTGSYRVKEIMNRIGYALGVYVRAEVNLTSIEASCSDGKDRVTEVVDLPSVGVNTERIWHMEHFADWLTVSLGHEGVYHTDASLQQSSHADYGFNYNDYGFEYGDYGFDERSEVGSRAHSVSGGNGENSKNTDRGVNGANADSASAANGNSRKNNSRKSRASSGTIITVRQAHARLDAIEKKARLYGPLMQALGAAVACSCFVFLLGGAVYDMLGAFIGAGVGQYVRSRLNAKHLNQFVGVAAGVIVAALITIGTLRLIGFVDPSALGHDTAYIGAILFIVPGFPLITGGLDFAKLDFPSGIQRLTYFLCIVGVGTLAAWFVATMVGLSPNGFEAPYIPMWLNVILIFITAVGGVWGFSVLFNSPWKMALVAAGIGAVADTARLLMVNYGHVTLEFGAFLGALIAGLLASAWRISVRRGFLPASLGFPRISLTVPSIVIMVPGLYMYRAVYELGNLQTVDAMDWIFKAMLVMVGLPIGLAFARILTDKNWRYDL from the coding sequence ATGGATGATATTAAAGCTGATTTGGATACTCCTGTTCAAGATGCGTGCTTAGCGGCTAAAGCCAGCATTATTGTGCGCACCGAATATTTAGATTTGAGTGCGGGGACGGGAAGTTACCGCGTTAAAGAGATTATGAATCGTATTGGATACGCTTTAGGCGTGTATGTGCGTGCTGAGGTCAATCTCACGAGTATTGAAGCGTCATGCTCAGATGGTAAAGATCGCGTCACTGAGGTCGTTGATTTGCCTAGCGTGGGCGTGAATACAGAGCGTATTTGGCATATGGAGCATTTTGCGGATTGGCTCACCGTAAGTTTGGGGCATGAAGGCGTGTATCACACGGACGCTTCTCTGCAACAGAGTAGCCATGCTGATTATGGTTTCAATTACAACGATTACGGATTTGAATACGGCGATTACGGTTTTGATGAGCGTTCTGAAGTGGGAAGTCGCGCTCACAGTGTGAGTGGTGGGAATGGGGAGAATAGCAAGAATACTGATAGAGGGGTGAACGGCGCGAATGCTGATAGCGCGAGTGCTGCGAACGGCAATAGCCGTAAGAATAATAGCCGTAAGAGCCGCGCTAGTTCCGGAACAATTATTACCGTGCGTCAAGCTCATGCGCGGTTAGATGCCATCGAAAAGAAAGCGCGTTTGTATGGCCCTCTTATGCAGGCTTTAGGTGCTGCTGTGGCGTGTTCATGCTTCGTCTTTTTACTTGGCGGGGCTGTGTATGACATGCTGGGGGCTTTTATTGGGGCAGGTGTTGGACAATATGTGCGCAGCCGTTTGAATGCTAAACATTTGAATCAATTTGTGGGTGTTGCGGCAGGCGTGATTGTGGCGGCGCTTATAACGATTGGAACGTTACGTCTTATTGGTTTTGTTGACCCGAGCGCATTGGGGCACGATACGGCGTATATTGGTGCGATTTTGTTTATTGTTCCGGGCTTCCCTTTGATTACGGGTGGTTTGGATTTTGCTAAACTTGATTTCCCATCGGGAATTCAGCGACTGACCTACTTTTTATGCATTGTGGGCGTGGGAACTTTGGCAGCATGGTTCGTGGCGACGATGGTGGGGTTGAGTCCGAATGGTTTTGAAGCGCCGTATATTCCGATGTGGTTGAATGTGATTTTGATTTTTATTACGGCCGTTGGTGGGGTATGGGGCTTCTCCGTACTGTTTAATTCGCCGTGGAAAATGGCTTTGGTGGCTGCTGGTATTGGAGCGGTGGCAGATACGGCTCGATTACTCATGGTGAATTATGGGCATGTTACTTTGGAGTTTGGAGCATTTTTAGGTGCTTTGATTGCCGGGCTTTTAGCTTCTGCATGGCGTATTTCAGTGCGTCGCGGATTCTTGCCAGCTAGTTTAGGTTTTCCTCGTATTAGTTTAACTGTGCCTTCTATTGTGATTATGGTTCCAGGATTATATATGTATCGTGCCGTGTATGAGCTGGGAAATCTGCAAACGGTTGATGCTATGGATTGGATTTTCAAAGCTATGTTAGTTATGGTCGGCTTACCAATCGGCTTAGCTTTTGCACGTATTTTGACCGATAAAAACTGGCGTTATGATCTCTAA
- a CDS encoding phosphoenolpyruvate carboxylase, with translation MEVQLTEKNLPERLQDNLELCLDILRDVLGEYDTELLAQFDELREDVIVASNTKNNDTAEEASVAAAGLEKAADLLDNSTLKDATMLSRAFTVYFHLANLCEENYRVAVLKNREWEVDTRSATDPVNELTVAYKRLIDEVGLAGANELLEKLEFHPVFTAHPTEARRKAVEGKIRRIATFLDERDRTGGSERAEIDRRLHSEIDSLFRTSPIGLKKPTPVEEADTIINVFDTTLFSVIPNVYRRFDDWILGSKAGTVPPVCPAFFHPGSWVGSDRDGNPNVTAKVSRQVARKYYDHMVTKLAEATRKTATRLTVESSTTPASDEMKALWSRQKEMSERLTSRADIISTSEPHRAAMLVMADRLEATVARDADLMYANADDFLEDLRVIQRSLAAAGAVRIAYGDIQALIWRVETFGFHMVEMEFRQHSLVHSRALEDIREHGLHGERGSLQPMTVEVLDTFRAIGWIQRRHGRKAAGRYLISFSKSAQHVRDVYELNRLSFANPADAPILDVIPLFEQLEDLENSVSVLDDMIKIPEVQQRLKQTGRRMEVMLGYSDSSKDAGPTSATLALHRAQEKIAIWAKENDIDVTLFHGRGGAVGRGGGPANRAVLAQPVGSVNCRFKLTEQGEVIFARYGNRTLATRHVESVAAATLLQSAPSVEKTNTEMTKKFTPMAQALDETSHARFLDLLQSEDFAPWFSIVTPLTEVGLLPIGSRPAKRGLGAKSLDDLRTIPWVFSWSQARINLAAWYGLGTACEQFGDLETLRDAYKSWPLFNTFIDNIEMSLAKTDERIARMYLSMGNREDLSEKVLHEMALTHKWVLAIKDAEWTLQHSRTLGMMVKLRSPYVDALSIAQVRALKTLRRRVDKEELSESQIGDYIYLILCTVSGVSAGLQNTG, from the coding sequence ATGGAGGTCCAATTGACTGAAAAAAATCTGCCAGAACGTCTCCAAGATAATTTGGAATTATGCTTGGATATTTTGCGCGATGTGCTCGGTGAATATGATACCGAGTTATTAGCTCAGTTCGATGAGCTGCGTGAAGACGTTATTGTGGCAAGCAATACAAAAAATAATGACACTGCTGAAGAAGCAAGCGTAGCTGCAGCAGGTTTGGAGAAAGCAGCAGATTTGCTGGATAACTCCACGCTTAAAGATGCAACTATGCTGTCACGCGCTTTCACCGTGTATTTCCACTTGGCAAATCTGTGCGAAGAAAATTATCGCGTTGCCGTTCTGAAAAACCGTGAATGGGAAGTGGATACACGCTCTGCTACCGATCCAGTTAATGAGCTGACCGTAGCATATAAGCGCTTGATTGACGAAGTAGGTCTGGCAGGAGCGAATGAGCTGCTCGAAAAGCTTGAATTCCATCCTGTATTTACTGCTCACCCAACTGAAGCTCGACGTAAAGCAGTCGAAGGCAAGATTCGCCGCATCGCAACATTCCTTGATGAACGCGACCGCACTGGTGGATCTGAGCGTGCTGAAATTGATCGTCGTCTCCATTCTGAGATTGACTCACTGTTCCGCACTTCTCCTATTGGCTTGAAGAAGCCAACTCCTGTTGAAGAAGCAGACACTATTATTAATGTTTTCGACACTACCCTGTTTAGTGTTATTCCTAATGTGTATCGTCGTTTTGATGATTGGATTTTGGGTTCAAAAGCTGGAACTGTTCCACCTGTATGCCCTGCTTTCTTCCACCCAGGCAGCTGGGTAGGTTCCGACCGTGATGGTAATCCAAACGTTACTGCAAAGGTTTCTCGCCAAGTAGCTCGTAAGTACTACGACCATATGGTGACTAAACTTGCTGAGGCTACACGTAAAACAGCAACACGTTTGACGGTAGAAAGCTCCACTACGCCTGCAAGCGATGAGATGAAGGCTTTGTGGAGTCGTCAAAAGGAAATGAGTGAGCGTTTAACCAGTCGCGCAGACATTATTTCTACGAGTGAGCCTCACCGCGCAGCTATGTTGGTTATGGCTGACCGTTTGGAAGCTACCGTGGCACGCGATGCGGATTTGATGTACGCCAACGCCGATGATTTCTTAGAGGATTTGCGTGTTATTCAGCGCTCTTTGGCTGCAGCCGGTGCTGTGCGTATTGCTTACGGAGATATTCAGGCGCTGATTTGGCGTGTAGAAACCTTCGGATTCCACATGGTTGAAATGGAATTCCGTCAGCATTCTCTCGTGCATTCTCGCGCTTTGGAAGATATTCGTGAGCACGGTTTGCATGGCGAGCGCGGTTCACTGCAGCCAATGACCGTGGAAGTTCTCGATACCTTCCGCGCTATTGGTTGGATTCAGCGCCGTCATGGACGTAAGGCTGCTGGACGTTACTTAATTTCGTTCTCTAAGTCCGCTCAGCATGTGCGCGACGTTTACGAATTGAATCGTTTATCGTTCGCTAACCCTGCAGATGCTCCTATTTTGGATGTTATTCCTTTGTTTGAGCAGCTGGAAGATTTAGAGAATTCCGTTTCTGTTCTTGATGACATGATTAAGATTCCAGAGGTTCAGCAGCGTTTGAAGCAAACTGGACGTCGCATGGAAGTCATGTTGGGATATTCTGACTCTTCTAAGGATGCTGGACCAACTTCTGCAACTCTTGCCTTGCACCGTGCGCAGGAAAAGATTGCTATTTGGGCTAAAGAAAACGATATTGACGTCACCCTCTTCCATGGTCGCGGCGGCGCTGTGGGTCGCGGCGGTGGCCCTGCTAACCGTGCAGTATTGGCTCAGCCAGTAGGATCTGTGAACTGTCGCTTTAAGCTGACCGAGCAAGGCGAAGTTATTTTCGCTCGTTACGGTAACCGCACTTTGGCAACACGCCACGTTGAATCTGTGGCGGCAGCAACCCTGCTTCAGTCTGCTCCTTCGGTGGAAAAGACAAATACTGAGATGACTAAGAAGTTCACTCCAATGGCTCAAGCTTTGGACGAAACTTCTCATGCGCGCTTCTTGGATTTGCTGCAAAGCGAAGATTTTGCTCCATGGTTCTCTATTGTGACGCCTTTGACTGAGGTTGGTTTGCTGCCAATTGGTTCTCGTCCTGCAAAGCGCGGTTTGGGTGCTAAGTCTTTGGATGATTTGCGTACTATTCCATGGGTATTCTCATGGTCACAGGCGCGCATCAATCTTGCTGCTTGGTATGGTTTAGGAACAGCCTGCGAGCAGTTCGGAGACCTCGAAACATTGCGTGATGCATATAAGAGTTGGCCATTATTTAACACCTTTATTGACAACATCGAAATGTCTTTGGCTAAGACTGATGAGCGCATTGCTCGTATGTACTTAAGCATGGGCAATCGCGAAGATTTGAGCGAAAAGGTGCTTCATGAAATGGCTCTGACCCATAAGTGGGTTCTTGCTATTAAGGATGCTGAATGGACTTTGCAACATTCACGCACATTGGGCATGATGGTTAAGTTACGTTCTCCTTATGTAGATGCTCTGTCTATTGCGCAAGTGCGTGCTTTGAAGACTTTGCGTCGCCGTGTAGATAAGGAAGAGCTCAGCGAGTCTCAGATTGGTGATTATATTTATCTGATTCTGTGCACTGTAAGCGGTGTTTCTGCCGGCCTGCAGAATACTGGCTGA
- a CDS encoding carbonic anhydrase, producing MSDLADENQANSVWTRMLEGNKRFARGEAVHPWQDKDTRESLCAGQNPSAAVLACSDSRVSPEIIFDEGLGDIFTIRSVGGVLDQAVINSLEFAVDILHVSVIVVMSHEHCGLLEAAVTSAKTGSVPTSLQYAINEVAGTMEAAEDADSQDDVERIHVSMLIMQLVERSPIIARALAAEELKIVGARYTMSNGLVEVLSF from the coding sequence ATGAGTGATTTAGCTGATGAAAACCAAGCAAATTCCGTATGGACTCGCATGCTCGAAGGCAATAAGCGTTTTGCACGCGGAGAGGCTGTGCATCCATGGCAAGATAAAGATACACGTGAAAGTTTATGCGCAGGCCAAAATCCATCTGCAGCTGTTCTTGCTTGCTCCGATTCTCGTGTTAGTCCTGAAATTATTTTTGACGAAGGACTTGGCGATATTTTTACCATTCGCTCAGTCGGTGGAGTTCTTGACCAAGCCGTCATCAATTCCTTGGAATTCGCTGTTGATATTTTGCACGTGTCAGTAATTGTGGTTATGAGCCATGAACATTGCGGCCTATTGGAAGCAGCCGTCACTAGTGCTAAAACTGGCTCCGTTCCTACCTCCTTGCAATACGCTATCAATGAGGTTGCTGGCACAATGGAAGCTGCTGAAGATGCTGATTCTCAGGATGATGTAGAACGTATTCACGTTTCTATGCTCATTATGCAACTGGTTGAACGCAGCCCTATTATTGCACGCGCTTTGGCTGCTGAAGAACTAAAGATTGTGGGCGCACGATACACCATGAGCAATGGTCTGGTAGAAGTGTTGAGCTTCTAA